The Candidatus Methylomirabilota bacterium genome contains the following window.
GTCGGGATTTGAGGCCGAGCGACTGCACGACTATTACCTCACCGAAGCAGAAGGTCAGTCACTCGCGGTCTTCCCGATCGATAAGACGCTCCGATACCTGATCCCGTTTCGCCAGCCGGACGAGATTAAGGCGCACCTGCGCTGGATCGCACGGATAGGCGGGCGGCTGGCCATCGCGGCTGACGATGGCGAGAAGTTTGGCGGCTGGCCTGGGACTGCACAGTGGGTCTACAGGGACGGATGGCTGAAGGGGTTTCTGGACCTGCTTGAAAGTGCAGGCGATTGGCTCGTATCGCAGACGGTGAGCGAAGCGTTGGAGGGCGTTCGTCCCGCCGGCCTATGCTACCTTCCGACCTGCTCATACGTCGAGATGGAGGAATGGTCGCTCGGACCGAATGGAGGGCGTCGGTTTGAGGAACTGAAGAGCCGCCTCGGCCCCGATGCCGATCGGTTCATGCCGCATCTGCGCGGAGGACATTGGAAGCATTTCCTGGTCCGGTATCCTGAGGCGAATCGGGCCCACAAGAAGGGTCTGGCGCTTGGCCGACTGCTCCCGGTAGGGCGCGGCGCTAAACAGGCGAAGCACGAACTCCTTGCGGCTCAATGTAACGACAGCTACTGGCATGGGATATTCGGGGGCCTGTACCTGCCCCATCTGCGACATGAGATCTGGCGACATCTGGCGCGTGCCGAGGCTTGCATCCGCCGCCGCCAGAAGTTCAAGGTGGAAGTGTCCGATCTCGATTGCGACGGGGCGCCGGAGGTCTGGGTCTCGAGTAGCCGCTTCTCGGCCCAGATTCAGCCGCACCGCGGCGGTCGGTTGGTGGAATGGACCGACTTCGCCGGAGAGATCAATCTCCTCAATACGCTCACGCGCCGCCCTGAGCTCTATCATGATGCCATCCGGCGCGCGGCCGCGCAACCCGAAGGGCAACCGCACGAGGGGGTTCCTGGGATTCACGACCTGCATCGGGCGGCGCCGGCCGATCTTGTGACTGCCCTCTGCTACGATCAATGGGAACGCGCCGCGTTCCTTGATCACTTTTTTACTGATCCCGATCCACTGTCGTCCTGGATCTCTGGCTGCCTAGACGAATGCGGCGATTTCGTCGACGGGACCTGGGATTGGCAGCAGACCTCGGCCGGCGTCGTCCTCGACCGATCTGGGAGAGTTCGGACCGACAAAGGACTTCACCATCCGCTCCTCCTACGAAAGAAGTATATCTTTACAAATGATCGGTGCCTTACCGTTCGCTATCGCATCACGAATCGGGGGGGCGATCGCCTACACATCCGCTTCGGAGTGGAACTGAACTTCTTCCTGCCGGGCCTCGCCTTCGGCCAATCGCTCATCACGCTGGGCGACCAGCGCGTCTCACTCGACAATCCAGCGTGCGCAGCCGAGGTCGAGCGCTTTACCGTGTCCACTACTCAGGAGCCAAGTCCACGGCTTCGCGTCGAACTCGACCATCCTGCAGCGCTGTACAGCCATCTGGTAGCGACCGTCTCGCAATCGGAGGATGGGTATGAACGGACAGTGCAGGGGGTGGCGGCCATGCCGACCTGGGATCTCTGCCTTGATCCTGGTGATATGTGGGAAGGTCAGGTGGAGGTAACGTTGACGTGATGAACGCGGGAGCACCTGAAGAGTTCCTCCATTGGCTGCGGACGGGCGGCGTGCGCCTGGTGATTATTATCACAGGGAGCCTGGCACTGGTTCGCCTCCTTAAGCTGGCCTCGGATCAGGTCGTCCGAGCCGTAACGGAAGAAGGGACCGACCAGGCCAGTGAGCGCGAGAAGCGCGCCCTGACGCTCG
Protein-coding sequences here:
- a CDS encoding DUF1926 domain-containing protein, which codes for MADRPAEQTFDSVQDKLRFLFVLHNHQPLGNFDEVIQALTDRAYRPLLEAIRTRPALKFTLHLSGPLLLWLERRAPDYIDLIGELVQHDRLELLSGGLYEPILAAIPHEDRIAQITLMSERLLSRFGVRSRGLWLTERIWDSAIIPSLVEAGVAYVLMDDRAFLTSGFEAERLHDYYLTEAEGQSLAVFPIDKTLRYLIPFRQPDEIKAHLRWIARIGGRLAIAADDGEKFGGWPGTAQWVYRDGWLKGFLDLLESAGDWLVSQTVSEALEGVRPAGLCYLPTCSYVEMEEWSLGPNGGRRFEELKSRLGPDADRFMPHLRGGHWKHFLVRYPEANRAHKKGLALGRLLPVGRGAKQAKHELLAAQCNDSYWHGIFGGLYLPHLRHEIWRHLARAEACIRRRQKFKVEVSDLDCDGAPEVWVSSSRFSAQIQPHRGGRLVEWTDFAGEINLLNTLTRRPELYHDAIRRAAAQPEGQPHEGVPGIHDLHRAAPADLVTALCYDQWERAAFLDHFFTDPDPLSSWISGCLDECGDFVDGTWDWQQTSAGVVLDRSGRVRTDKGLHHPLLLRKKYIFTNDRCLTVRYRITNRGGDRLHIRFGVELNFFLPGLAFGQSLITLGDQRVSLDNPACAAEVERFTVSTTQEPSPRLRVELDHPAALYSHLVATVSQSEDGYERTVQGVAAMPTWDLCLDPGDMWEGQVEVTLT